The Desulfuromonas versatilis genome has a segment encoding these proteins:
- a CDS encoding site-specific integrase: MTTPCGTIFRATNFLNHVWYPALDESHLPHRVPYGLRHSFAAWARTIGIDLLKLVRLMGHGSKKMIYGVYGDYVEGLEEDYEKILAFFGEDFLRRNASPESHKTL, encoded by the coding sequence GTGACCACCCCGTGCGGAACAATTTTTCGAGCTACAAATTTCCTCAACCACGTATGGTATCCGGCCCTGGATGAGAGCCACCTCCCCCACCGGGTACCCTACGGCCTTCGCCATTCCTTCGCCGCCTGGGCTAGGACCATTGGCATCGACCTGCTGAAGTTGGTCAGGCTGATGGGGCACGGATCGAAAAAGATGATCTACGGGGTGTACGGGGATTACGTCGAAGGACTGGAGGAGGATTACGAGAAGATACTGGCTTTTTTCGGCGAGGATTTTCTCCGCAGGAACGCAAGTCCCGAGAGCCACAAAACCTTGTGA
- a CDS encoding RNA polymerase sigma factor → MDEPGAIRATPDTASDLDVVARIRQGDGASFELIMRRYNRRLYRIARGILRNEAEAEDAVQEAYVRAYQKLDRFEGKGPLSAWLARITVNEALGRLRAAAVVNNSISLDDPERGEGANYMAELTFPGPSPEQDAARGEFRRMLEVAIDALPDVYRLVFVLRGLEELSVAETADCLELEQATVKTRYHRARKILQEHLAGLVQATAGEAFPFAGERCDRIVAGVLRRLGIRGQR, encoded by the coding sequence ATGGATGAGCCAGGCGCAATCCGTGCAACCCCAGATACAGCCTCAGACCTGGATGTGGTGGCCCGCATCAGGCAGGGTGACGGCGCCAGCTTCGAATTGATCATGCGCCGCTACAACCGACGTCTCTACCGCATCGCTCGGGGCATCCTGCGCAACGAGGCCGAGGCTGAAGACGCAGTTCAGGAGGCCTATGTCAGAGCCTACCAGAAGCTAGACCGTTTCGAAGGAAAGGGGCCGCTTTCCGCCTGGCTGGCCAGAATCACCGTCAATGAGGCGCTGGGTCGTCTGCGAGCAGCGGCCGTCGTTAACAACAGTATTTCTTTGGACGACCCGGAACGAGGAGAGGGGGCGAATTATATGGCTGAACTGACCTTTCCAGGACCCAGCCCGGAACAGGATGCGGCACGGGGCGAATTTCGGCGGATGCTCGAGGTGGCCATTGATGCCCTTCCCGACGTCTACAGGCTAGTCTTCGTCCTGCGAGGCCTGGAAGAGCTGTCGGTGGCTGAGACCGCCGATTGCCTGGAGTTGGAGCAGGCGACGGTCAAGACCCGCTATCACCGGGCGCGCAAGATCCTGCAGGAGCACCTCGCCGGGTTGGTGCAGGCGACGGCCGGAGAGGCCTTCCCCTTCGCAGGGGAGCGTTGTGACCGGATCGTCGCCGGGGTCCTGCGGCGACTTGGCATCCGCGGCCAGAGATAA
- a CDS encoding plastocyanin/azurin family copper-binding protein — protein MISRRAVLQAGGLWLAGLALGRIAWSAEEQQVLEIHMRSDPGGAHVVFDPIGLLVSPGQRVRWVNDGHNVHTTTAYHPDNLRHPLRIPAAAEPWDSGYLINPGDSFEVRFTVEGVYDYYCTPHEAAGMVGRIVVLGSGKNDSALLEPYPEDAGNPAWKKVPQAALANFPTVESILKGGN, from the coding sequence ATGATCAGTCGACGCGCAGTCCTCCAGGCCGGCGGCCTCTGGCTCGCCGGCCTGGCGCTCGGCCGCATCGCTTGGAGCGCGGAAGAGCAGCAGGTGCTCGAGATCCACATGCGCAGCGATCCTGGCGGAGCCCATGTCGTTTTCGATCCCATCGGCCTGCTGGTCAGCCCGGGCCAGCGGGTGCGCTGGGTGAACGACGGACACAACGTGCACACCACCACCGCCTATCACCCGGACAACCTCCGGCATCCCCTGCGCATCCCCGCTGCCGCCGAGCCCTGGGATTCGGGTTATCTGATCAACCCCGGCGACAGCTTCGAGGTTCGCTTTACCGTCGAGGGGGTTTATGATTATTACTGCACGCCCCACGAAGCTGCCGGAATGGTCGGGCGGATCGTCGTCTTGGGGTCCGGGAAGAACGACTCAGCACTCCTTGAGCCCTACCCGGAAGATGCCGGGAACCCGGCGTGGAAAAAGGTCCCCCAGGCAGCCCTGGCGAACTTTCCCACGGTTGAATCCATCTTGAAAGGAGGCAATTAG
- a CDS encoding DUF6448 family protein, translating to MFRTGWSQGAPRAPGTLELADRHFFETLVRIHRAGEGAPHHGEATAPAPHQH from the coding sequence TTGTTCCGCACGGGGTGGTCACAAGGTGCTCCCCGGGCGCCCGGGACGCTGGAACTCGCCGACAGGCATTTCTTCGAGACCCTGGTACGCATCCACCGCGCCGGCGAGGGAGCCCCCCATCATGGTGAGGCGACTGCCCCAGCGCCCCATCAACACTGA
- a CDS encoding GNAT family N-acetyltransferase, giving the protein MGDTVRNDLSGKRFEMEVAGSLAFLDYELEESAIALVHTEVPPELEGMGLGSKLVKAALDYAEAEGLKVIPQCPFVAKYIERHKEYGYLIQ; this is encoded by the coding sequence ATGGGTGATACGGTCAGAAACGACCTGTCAGGAAAACGTTTCGAGATGGAGGTGGCTGGCTCCCTGGCCTTTCTCGACTATGAGTTGGAAGAAAGCGCCATCGCCCTGGTCCATACTGAGGTCCCGCCGGAACTTGAGGGGATGGGACTTGGCAGTAAGCTTGTTAAAGCAGCATTGGATTATGCTGAAGCAGAGGGGCTGAAGGTCATCCCTCAATGTCCTTTTGTCGCCAAATATATCGAACGACATAAAGAGTACGGGTACTTGATTCAATAA